AGTTCGGATGTCTCGATCGCCCAAGTCGGTTTTGATTTCACCCATAATGATCGAGTTCGATAGGCCATCGAGGATGTCACGAAAACGCATGAAGCGTCGTGGTACCATGACACCTCGGCAGGAAGCTTGCGTTCGGCGAGATCGATCGACGTTGACGATGCCTTGCTGGTTTTCAGGTCCGACATGAGTCTGACGTGGTGCGTCACCAAGACAGAATGCGAAGTTCGTTCGACCGGAAGCGGGTAATCCGGTTCCAGGGTCTGATGGGCAGCGCAGCATCGGTATTTCTGTGATCCAAGGGTCGTACCGATTGGCAGCATGGTTGGCCAAAATCATGTTTGTATCCGGACCCATCGCAGAAAAATACGTGCCCGTATTGGTTCCCGCTTTGACTTCGAAAACGTTGCTGATCTGGTCCCACAAACCTTGCTGTTCATAATAAGACGACAATGGAACCAAACCGCTAAGTTCGTTGCGATTCGTTCCGCCGGGATCTTGCGGCGTCGGTCCCGGATCGCGATTCAATGCGGTGTTACCGGTAACTTGGAACGTACCGCCCATATGTTTGGGCAGTTGTTTGAAGGCGGAGTGATAGTTGTGAAGCGCCAAGCCGAGTTGCTTGAAATTGTTGCTGCAACTCATCCGTCGTGCGGCTTCACGCGCCGCCTGAACCGCCGGGAGCAAAAGGCCAACAAGAATGCCGATGATTGCGATGACGACCAAAAGTTCCACTAACGTGAAGCCACTGTGTCGCTGTTCCCGTCGTCGTAAACTCATAAATGAACCCCATGGAATCGTGTGGCAAACGGAATCTCGTGAAATAAAAACAATCAAAATGATTCGTCATCACGCGACGCAGTTTTACGTTTGCCGATCATTGCTGGGCGGTCACCTCGATTGAAGTGATGAGCTAATGCATCGACTGTTCTTGCATCGGTCAGGCTATCTGTCGTTAAACTCTTCTGGGTGCCGCTCTTGTTGTTAAATGAGACGTGTCATGCTGGGACACCGTCCCGGTTGATGTGTCTATGGTCAGACGTCTTGTTTCGTCTGAGGCTGTTCGCTCAGACGCCATCGTCGAATCAAAAAGCTACTCGTCATTTTCAGCCGGGTCGGCGTCATCCTCGACAACTTCTGCAAGATCGGGATGCTCTTCGAGGTAGCTCGATAGTTCGTCTTCAGGGACTGTTTCAGATTTGCCGCTACCACAACCTGCACTGAGGATCAAGCTAAAGAGGCAACCGAACAAGACGGTGCGAGTTTGAATTTGATGAACCATGAGGTCTCTATAGTGTTGGGCTTTGGCAAGTTCGACTGATTTCGAAGCAGACATTGGTTTTCGCAGAAGACTCTGTCGGCGAACTCTGTCGGCCAACGTTTGAACCATCGAATTTGAGTGTATCGCTCTGAAAGGGGCGATTCAAATTCGCAAGCCATGAAGAGTCGATTCTGACTATCAACAGCTTGTTAGGCCGACATATCAACCGCTGCGAGCAATGACCGCGTTAATGTATTGGACGTTCTCGGTTTACAGTATAGGAGATTGCGCAGTAGCGATGGTTGGAAGAGACTATGGTGCCTGTACGTATGTCAGTGCGGTAAACGGCATGCTGGCTACCGAACGTTAATGGTGATCGGGAACGTCGATAAGCCACCCTCGACTTCGGCAGTAAGAAAGAACGTCCGTTGGCCAGGCAACGCGGTTTCGTCAGCTGTGATAAAGAACTCTCGTTCGGATGAGTCGGCGAGGATCAGTAATCCGTTTAGACCAATGTTGTCAACATAGACACCTTGTGCGGCGTTGCGTCCGGAAAACTCTTTGCCGAATGAGACTTCTTTGTCGAAGCCATCTTTGCGATCGATGCGAACGAGTGCAGAGACGGTCTGCCCTGGTGAGACATCTAATGTCCAGCTTTCGTGAGGGCCGATTTCTGAGCCAGACTGATCAGCCGGAACGATGGAAGGGACTACCTGGGCGACAGTGGAATCGAACTTCAACTGGCCGACGCTGCCAATGCGGCGTTCGACCCGTTTGCCATTGATCATCGCCCAAGCGGTCAGTGTCGGTTCGATCGTGGATTCCCAGCCGGTTTCACCTGGGGTTGCCCAGATGAGTCCGGTGGCACTTTGCAGGCCGGCTTCGATGGTTAGCGGAAGGTTGCTGTAAAGCCGCTCGGGAAGGCCTTCGATTTCAATATTGATCGGTCCGTCAAAGCCATCAAGGCGTTCTACGTCGACAGTGAATTCGCGACCGGTCGCAGGTTTGAGTGGCTTCTGAATCTGCTGTGTCTTCGCTTTAAAGGATGGGGCAGCGGCGCGGAGCGACAGTCGGTATTGATAGTCTTCGCCACCTTCGTGCCGGGTGTCTGAGAGGCGAACTGAATACAGACCATCCGCAGGGGCTTTAAACAATAGGCGGCTGTTCTTACCTGCCTGACGCATCGGATCGTCGTCGTTTTCGTAGGCGATTTCAAAGACCGGAAGCCCATTGGCAAGAGGTTCTTCGTCTGGGCCAAGCGGACGAACAACGTAGGCGGGTTCGCCTAAAGCGTGTGTCCGTCCGCTGGTGCCGAAGTAAGTCCAGCGTTGACCTTTGCCTGGATAGACGATGAACCCTGAATCGGGGCCTCGTGGATGGATCATCAATCGCGAAACTTCACCAGCGGCATAGAAGAACTGCCCAAGCTTCATTTCTTGCCAATTGAACACGCGGAAGTCGCCGCTCTGTTCGCTGTCTTTGCCACGGAAGGTGAAGTACGAATCACGTTCTGCTTGTAGGCGGATGCGCTGAACCGGTCGGTTTGCTGCATCAAGGATTGTCACGATCGGATCGAGTCTGCTGTTTTCGATCGCATCGGCATCAATCGCCCAGATTTCGCCACGATGGCAAGGCCAGCGATAGACGTCTTTTTCGTCAGGTTCGCTGATCGTGCCCAGAATTTGAACACCTCTACCGACATCAACGATGCCAGATACTTCTCTGGCGAGACGCTCCTTTTGAGTCTGACGAAGTTCTGCTTCCTGATGTTGCCGTGATTCCGGAAGGTCAAGGTAGATCGCTTCGTCACCTTGATCGACTGCTTTCTTTACGACCTCGTTATCGGTCGGCCGCAGTTCGCGGGTTGCCAATTTGCCGTTCATCATCCCAATGGTGACCGTGCGCGAGTCAGCGCTGCAGAACAACCCCGTCCCCATTGAATCGAGCTGTTCAAGGGTTTCGGTGGGTTGCCAATCACTTGTAGTCAGGACTTTGACATTTCCCGATTCTGCAAGAACCACCAAAGAAAGATTGTCTGGCGTAATGGCAAGATTCACGATGGGAGTTTCATCGACGAAGCGCGTCGCGATGATCGGATTGATCTGAGGCTTGTCGACCGATCGGAGTTGCCAGACGCGAATCCGATTGTCCGCACTGCCAGCAACAATGTGGCGACCGTCCTGGGTAATCGAGACGGCGTAGACTTCACCTTCGGGTTGGCCAAGTGTGTCAAGTCGGACGCCTTGCTCAACATTCCAAACCTTGACCGTTTCATCGGCGCATGCGCTGACAAGCACTTTGCCGTCGGGAGAATATGCCAAGTCGAAAATGGCTCCGTTGTGGCCTTCCAGGATTCGAATCACTTTTCCGGTTTTGGTGTCCCAGATCGAAATCTTTTGGTCATAGCCAGCGGTCGCGATCGATGATTCATCCGGTGAAAACTTGGCCGCATACAGCGTGTCCTTATGTCCGACAAATTCGCGGAGCAATTGTCCGTTGGTGGTGTCGTAGATCGCAGCGCGACCGTAGGCGCCGGTCAGACCACTGGCAACAAGCAGGCGAGTGCCGTCACGTGAAAAAGACAACGCGTTGACTTTGCCAAGTTCGGCGTCGGTGATCTTGGCTGTCGTTTCTGATCCTTGGTGAACGGTGATGTTTTGATATCTTGCGACCGCATATTGTTGATGTTCACTTGCCGAAGCGATTGCAGTAATGGGAAGAGGCGTGTTGCCGGTCGGTTCAATTTTTGGGGTGCGTAGTTCTTTCTTGATCGGCATGTCGCCGCTTGGGCCGGTGGCTCCCTGTTCGATCCACTTTTCAATGATCGCCAGTTCGGCTTCGTTGGGGCCTTCGGCATCGTCCGGCGGCATTGTGGGGGTGAGCTTGCCGGTCATCATCAAGAAAAGGCGACTGCTGGTGGGGACACCCGGTGTGATCGCGGTACCGGTCTCGCCACCGTCGACAAGCTTTTCGAAAGAGTCCAAGGCCAAGCCGCCTTCGGAGTCGTCTTTCGAATGGCAGCCGATGCAGTACGCTTCAAAGATGGGGTGGACTTCTTTGGCGTAATCAATTTGGTCATCGGCGCTGGCATTGCGTGCTTGTGCAAATGCAATGAAGGCGATCGACAAAGTGAACACAAAAGGATGGCTGAATACCCAATGATTTCGTCGCATCGGAGGGGACATGCTAGGAGTAAGAGGGCGAACTAGGCGGGTTGAAATAGGCGGGGGGAGGGAGACTATTGTAACCGTTGCCAACGCGCTATCCTGGCTGGCGAAGGATGGAATTCGCAGAAGCTTGGACAAACACAACCACTAGGAGACTGAATCAATGTCCTTTTCAAACGTCTTTTCACAGGCTCGCCGTTCTTTGGCGGCAATCGCAATGCTGGCGATTATCGGCGGATTCACCGTCGCACAGGCTGACGATGATGACCGAGTCCCCAGCATCACTGTCAGCGGAACCGGAGAAATGACCGCGGATCCGGATCTGGCCTATGTGACCGTCGGCGTGGTTACCGAAGGTGCGACCGCGAAGGAGGCCGTCGACGCAAACAACACAGCGATGAAAGAGCTGCGTGCCCAACTGGACAAACTGGATATCGCCGAGCGCGATCGTCAAACCAGCCAATTCAGTGTCTCGCCGATCTATCAGCAGCGTCAACGTCCACAGCCAGGTCGTGTCATCACGCCTGAGAACAACGAACCGCAAATTGTCAGTTATCGCGTGACAAACGATGTCCGAATTCGGGTGCGTCAGATTTCACGGGTCGGTGAAATCTTGGATGCGGTGGTGCAGAGCGGAAGCAATCGAATCAACGGGATCTCGTTTTCAGTCGACAATGACGAGCATTTTATGAACGAGGCACGTGTGAAGGCTGTTAAGTCTGCTCGTGCCAAAGCCGAGCTGCTTTGCGACGCCGCAGGCACCAAGCTTGGCAAGGTTCTTGAGATCCGCGAAGCCGGAAGTGGTGGCGGGTCGCCACGCCCCGAAATGATGATGGCCGCCGTTCGCTCTGTCCCTATTTCGCCAGGCGAGCAAACCATTTCCGCTAGCGTGACGATGACATTTGAGATCGTTAGCGAATAACGAAGGCTAGCAGCCGGTTGGATTTCTAGTGTCGCCCTCCACTGCGTGAAGGTAGCGTTCTTTCCCGCTGGTTTTAGGCTAGCGAATCAGGTCAACGCTCGGGTGTAGCAGAGTAAGAACAGCCCGAGGTGTAGTGGCAATGCTGAGATTGCCGCGATGCGAAATCGTTTGTTGGAAAACAAACCGAGCAGTGACAGTCCGATCCCCAACATCGTGACTAGCACACCGCCGATCGGAAACCAGAAGTAGCCGAGCGCAGCGAAAGCCAAAATCACAACCGCGGAAGATGCGGCACCCATCGAGGTGTATAAGAACGGCCCGTAGTCAGCATAAGCAGCTTCACCAGACGCCTTTTGGATCGCGACTTGGCGACGGCGCGGCGGATCGATTCGAAACGGTGACCCGACTCGGATCGATTCTTCGCCTGAACCTAGTGCGGCGTCCGGTGACGGCGAGACCATCTTGGCCACGAAGGGCTGTTCGACATTCGGGGGACCTGCACCATCGGTTTCCGCTTCGGTCGGTCCCGAGGCGTTGACGCCGGATTCATCGACGGGGTGGGGGTCTTCGCTCGTTGGCCCGTTCATTTCACAAAACTTTTCACGCGTGTTTGCAAACCGATCTCGCTGATCGGCGGCTTCTGCGAGTATTCTAGTGGATGACGGTCTCCCTGCGGACACGGTCCCCCGCCTCTTGGCATGCCGGATTTCGATCGATCGTCGTTTTTCCCGCCAAAATCTGCTCGAAAAGCCACCTTTCGCTTTGTGCCAGTCGCACTGTAGCCCCGTCACTTTACAGCCCGGTAACACTGCAGAACGCTACTTTCGCATCGCAGAAGGTGGATACGGTAATTCAGCCGTCTGTTGTCGAGTCGTCCCATGGCATTGTGTCGGTCAACGATGCCAGTTCGCCCTCGACTGTTTGTGAGTCAATCTTCGTCGTTGTTTTAAGATTACTGATGACACTTCCGAACCTGCCCCGCCATTCCAGTTCACTTTTGACGATCGCCAAACGCTATCGGCTCGCCTTGACCCTGTTTTCGGGAACCCTGATTGCCGGACTCACCACGCCTATCGCGAATGTATCCGCCGTCGATTTGGGATCCGTCAAGCCACTGACGCCCGAGGTTGCCGAGGCCTCGGATGAGCCAGCCGAAGCGATGGCTGCGATTCGACTGCGTGACGGATGGAAAGTCGACTTGTGGGCAGCCGAACCGCTGTTGGCAAACGTCGTCGCCTTTGACATCGATCGAAAAGGCCACATCTATGTTTGCGAGACATTTCGACAGAACCGCGGTGTGACCGACAATCGCGGACATGACCACACCTGGTTGCTCGCGGACCTTGCGGCGAAAACGGTTCAGGATCGAATCGACTACCACAAAAAGCTGCTGGGCGATGGAGCCATTACCTACGCTCTGCATGACGACCGGATTCGCCGACTGACCGATACCGATGGTGACGGCAAGGCAGATCAAAGTGTGATCGTTGCTGACGGTTTCAATCACCTAGAAGAAGGCACCGGCGCGGGCGTGCTCGCGATCGGAAACGATGTTTACTACACCTGTATTCCGAAGCTTTGGAAACTGGTGGATCAAAATAATGACGGAAAGGCTGACGAGCGAGTCGTCCTGAGCGACGGTTATGGCGTTCGAGTCGCTTTTCGTGGTCACGACATGCACGGACTGATTCGTGGCTACGACGGACGTTTGTATTTTTCAATTGGTGACCGAGGCTATCACCTTCGCAATGCCGAAGGCGAAATGCTTTCCGATCCCGCCAGCGGTGCCGTTTTTCGCTGTGAACTGGACGGCAGTGGACTGGAGGTCTTCGCGCGAGGCCTACGAAACCCGCAAGAGATCGCCTTCAACGATCAAGGCGATTGGTTCACCGTAGACAACAATAGCGACAGCGGTGACCAAGCTCGCATCGTCCATCTGCTGCAAGACGGTGATACCGGTTGGCGGATGTACTATCAGTACTTGCCGGACCGTGGGCCGTTTAACCGCGAAAAAATCTGGCATCCACAAAACGATGAGCAGCCCGCAGCGATCGTGCCACCGGTGGAGAACTTCACCGATGGCCCCAGCGGATTGGCGTACTATCCCGGGACCGGATTCGGCGATTCACTCGATGACACGTTTCTGATTTGTGATTTTCGCGGCGGTCCCAGTAACAGTGGCATTCGCACGTTCAAGCTGGAACCCAACGGGGCGACGTACAAACTTGGCGAGAATGAACAGCCGGTTTGGACTTGCCTTGCGACGGACCTAGCATTCGGAAATGACGGTGCGTTGTATGTCAGTGATTGGGTCAACGGATGGGATGGTTTGGGCAAAGGTCGGATGTATCGAATCAGCGACCAAGAGCATAGCCAAGACGCGATTGTTGCTGAGGTCCGTGATATCCTGTCGAGCGACCTAACGAAGGCAGAAACCGATAGCTTGACCTCTTGGCTCGGGCATCCCGATCGACGCGTTCGCTTGGAGAGCCAGTGGGAACTTGCTGCCCGACGAGATGTCAATTCGCTCGCCAAAGTTGCCAGTCATGGGGATGATTCGACTGCGCGACTGCACGCGGTTTGGGGCTTAGGCGAAATCGCTCGCAAAGATCCCAGCAGTGAGCTTGCGAAAACAGCGTTGGTTGATCTGCTGAGCGACAAAGAGCCAACGATTCGCTTTGCGGCATTGAATATCTGTGGTGAAGAACAATGGAAGGAAGCTTCCGAAGTCGCACAGCAGTTGGTCAATGATTCCGATGCACGAGTTCGCTATGCAGCCATCGATGCACTCGGACGTATCAAAGTTTCTGGCGCCATCACGGCGGTTATTGATCGGATCGCCGGCGCCGACAAGAAGGATGCCGCGATGCGCCATGCGACGGCAATGTATCTGTCGCGAGCTGCCAACGCGATGCAATTGAAATCACTTGCCAAACATGCTTCGGTCGAAGTTCGTCGCCAAGCCGTTGTGGCTTTGCGACGTCAAGGCAGTGGTGAAGTCGCCGAATTCTTAAGCGATAAAGACCAGCAAGTCGTCTTGGAAGCCGCCAGGGCGATTCATGATAAACCGATTGAAGTCGCGATGCCTGCGTTGGCAAAGTTAATCAACGGCAAGTTGACCGATGAAGCCATCATTTGGCGTGTGATCAATGCGAATTTTCGACTCGGAACACAGGCCAACGCTGCCGCTCTGGCCGCCTTCGCTACGCGGACCGATGTGCCACCCAAGATGCGAATCGAAGCCTTGGACATGTTGGCCAAATGGGCTAAGCCCGATCCACTGGATCGTGTCATCGGGGATTATCGACCGATTGCCGAGCGTGATGCAAAGGTTGCTCAGGCCGCCTTGTCACCGCATATCGACCTATTGCTTGCGGCCCCCGAAAAGATCCGCCTGAAAGCGATCGATACGGCTTCGGAACTGGGGATCGCCAAGATCGCCGAAGTCTTAGAGAAGCAAGTTAACGATCCGAACCGATCCGCAGATTCACGTTCGAAGTTGCTAGTCGCTTTGGCTCGGCTGCAACCGTCGGTGGCGGTCCGGATTGCTCAACGGATTCCCGTCGAGCAAGCTCGCGGTGAATTGGGTATCGCCAAATTGTCGGTTTTGGCTGATCGCGCGTCGGCCGAATCGCTCGACGTCTTTGTTGCTGCGGCACAAAGCTCGGACATCAATGTCCAGCAGAAAGCTTGGGACATTCTGGCAAAGCTTCAGGATCCCAAAGCGAAGCAGACGATCGAATCTGCCATTGCTAAATACGTTGATGGTCAACTGGATCCGCGGGTTCAGCTGAACGTGGTCGAAGCCGCCCAAGGCAAATTGGATGGTGACCTGAAGACCAAATTTGATGACCATCGACAGCAGGTAGCTAAGGACGATCCGCTAGCTCCCTGGTTGGATTCGTTGGCCGGCGGTGATGTCGAAAGCGGTAAAAACTTGTTCTTTGGCAAGACCGAGTTGTCTTGTGTTCGGTGTCACAAAGTTGATCGAGCTGGCGGCCAGGTCGGACCAAACTTGACGGTCATCGGCAAGGATCGTGACCCACGTTATTTGCTGGAATCGATCTGTATCCCCGACGCGAAGATTGCCAAAGGATTCGAGACCGCTGTCATCATCGACATTGACGGACGTGTTCACAGCGGCATCGTGAAGCTGGAAAACGATGACATTGTCGAGCTGATGTTGGCCGATGGGACACAAGAAACCATCGCTCAGGATGACATCGAAGTCCGCAAGAAAGGAAAGTCATCTATGCCGGCCGACTTGGTCAAGCAAATGTCTGCTCGAGAATTACGTGACTTGGTCGCCTATCTCTCCAGTCTGAAAGTTGACCCGCGCGGCGCAGACGACGTCGAATAGAGTTTTGGTCAATTGACTTGGTGTCGGAATCCCCGATGACCATGTGGTGGTCATTGGGGATCCGATTGAATTTGGTCAATGATCTGCGGCAGCAACTGCTTCAATCAAGTTTTCGGATCGATTTTCACAAGTTCGGCTTGGAAGGTTTCGATCGCTGATTGAACCCATGGGTGCGACTCGATTTGTCGAAGGCGTTCCATCCGTTCTTTGGCCGCGGCTTGCGGTGAAACGGCGGCGGCTTTTTTTGCGATCGGCCGCGCGGCCCCTTCCACCATCGATAGCACAATCTGTGTACCGGTGATCCCCGAAAGGGCTTCGGTTACCGGCCCACGGTGCTCGGGTAAGTTCATTCGCCGCATGGCCATTCCGGAGTTGGATGGGAACACCAACTCAATCATCGGCGGGCCTTTGGGATTGTCCACGTTAAGACGAAGCTCTGCCATCGATGCGATCGAGGCAGTCATCTGTGGAACATGCTGCAGGGCAGCGGCAAAAACCTCTTTGAAGTTGTTGCGTTGAAGGGACATCTTTGGCAG
This Stieleria sp. JC731 DNA region includes the following protein-coding sequences:
- a CDS encoding PVC-type heme-binding CxxCH protein, with the protein product MTLPNLPRHSSSLLTIAKRYRLALTLFSGTLIAGLTTPIANVSAVDLGSVKPLTPEVAEASDEPAEAMAAIRLRDGWKVDLWAAEPLLANVVAFDIDRKGHIYVCETFRQNRGVTDNRGHDHTWLLADLAAKTVQDRIDYHKKLLGDGAITYALHDDRIRRLTDTDGDGKADQSVIVADGFNHLEEGTGAGVLAIGNDVYYTCIPKLWKLVDQNNDGKADERVVLSDGYGVRVAFRGHDMHGLIRGYDGRLYFSIGDRGYHLRNAEGEMLSDPASGAVFRCELDGSGLEVFARGLRNPQEIAFNDQGDWFTVDNNSDSGDQARIVHLLQDGDTGWRMYYQYLPDRGPFNREKIWHPQNDEQPAAIVPPVENFTDGPSGLAYYPGTGFGDSLDDTFLICDFRGGPSNSGIRTFKLEPNGATYKLGENEQPVWTCLATDLAFGNDGALYVSDWVNGWDGLGKGRMYRISDQEHSQDAIVAEVRDILSSDLTKAETDSLTSWLGHPDRRVRLESQWELAARRDVNSLAKVASHGDDSTARLHAVWGLGEIARKDPSSELAKTALVDLLSDKEPTIRFAALNICGEEQWKEASEVAQQLVNDSDARVRYAAIDALGRIKVSGAITAVIDRIAGADKKDAAMRHATAMYLSRAANAMQLKSLAKHASVEVRRQAVVALRRQGSGEVAEFLSDKDQQVVLEAARAIHDKPIEVAMPALAKLINGKLTDEAIIWRVINANFRLGTQANAAALAAFATRTDVPPKMRIEALDMLAKWAKPDPLDRVIGDYRPIAERDAKVAQAALSPHIDLLLAAPEKIRLKAIDTASELGIAKIAEVLEKQVNDPNRSADSRSKLLVALARLQPSVAVRIAQRIPVEQARGELGIAKLSVLADRASAESLDVFVAAAQSSDINVQQKAWDILAKLQDPKAKQTIESAIAKYVDGQLDPRVQLNVVEAAQGKLDGDLKTKFDDHRQQVAKDDPLAPWLDSLAGGDVESGKNLFFGKTELSCVRCHKVDRAGGQVGPNLTVIGKDRDPRYLLESICIPDAKIAKGFETAVIIDIDGRVHSGIVKLENDDIVELMLADGTQETIAQDDIEVRKKGKSSMPADLVKQMSARELRDLVAYLSSLKVDPRGADDVE
- a CDS encoding c-type cytochrome domain-containing protein, whose protein sequence is MRRNHWVFSHPFVFTLSIAFIAFAQARNASADDQIDYAKEVHPIFEAYCIGCHSKDDSEGGLALDSFEKLVDGGETGTAITPGVPTSSRLFLMMTGKLTPTMPPDDAEGPNEAELAIIEKWIEQGATGPSGDMPIKKELRTPKIEPTGNTPLPITAIASASEHQQYAVARYQNITVHQGSETTAKITDAELGKVNALSFSRDGTRLLVASGLTGAYGRAAIYDTTNGQLLREFVGHKDTLYAAKFSPDESSIATAGYDQKISIWDTKTGKVIRILEGHNGAIFDLAYSPDGKVLVSACADETVKVWNVEQGVRLDTLGQPEGEVYAVSITQDGRHIVAGSADNRIRVWQLRSVDKPQINPIIATRFVDETPIVNLAITPDNLSLVVLAESGNVKVLTTSDWQPTETLEQLDSMGTGLFCSADSRTVTIGMMNGKLATRELRPTDNEVVKKAVDQGDEAIYLDLPESRQHQEAELRQTQKERLAREVSGIVDVGRGVQILGTISEPDEKDVYRWPCHRGEIWAIDADAIENSRLDPIVTILDAANRPVQRIRLQAERDSYFTFRGKDSEQSGDFRVFNWQEMKLGQFFYAAGEVSRLMIHPRGPDSGFIVYPGKGQRWTYFGTSGRTHALGEPAYVVRPLGPDEEPLANGLPVFEIAYENDDDPMRQAGKNSRLLFKAPADGLYSVRLSDTRHEGGEDYQYRLSLRAAAPSFKAKTQQIQKPLKPATGREFTVDVERLDGFDGPINIEIEGLPERLYSNLPLTIEAGLQSATGLIWATPGETGWESTIEPTLTAWAMINGKRVERRIGSVGQLKFDSTVAQVVPSIVPADQSGSEIGPHESWTLDVSPGQTVSALVRIDRKDGFDKEVSFGKEFSGRNAAQGVYVDNIGLNGLLILADSSEREFFITADETALPGQRTFFLTAEVEGGLSTFPITINVR
- a CDS encoding DUF1559 domain-containing protein → MSLRRREQRHSGFTLVELLVVIAIIGILVGLLLPAVQAAREAARRMSCSNNFKQLGLALHNYHSAFKQLPKHMGGTFQVTGNTALNRDPGPTPQDPGGTNRNELSGLVPLSSYYEQQGLWDQISNVFEVKAGTNTGTYFSAMGPDTNMILANHAANRYDPWITEIPMLRCPSDPGTGLPASGRTNFAFCLGDAPRQTHVGPENQQGIVNVDRSRRTQASCRGVMVPRRFMRFRDILDGLSNSIIMGEIKTDLGDRDIRTFIARSGGNLRLNPDFASSMIDPERPKHWLPGTPEASARADNRRGYKWASGRAAYTAFHTILPPNRQCASHQNGDLSAESVLTASSNHQGGVHVLFSDGAVVFITDSIEAGQSNHATVRLVGVAAEPTYPTMPGSMSPFGLWGALGTRANKEVIDESF
- a CDS encoding SIMPL domain-containing protein, with translation MSFSNVFSQARRSLAAIAMLAIIGGFTVAQADDDDRVPSITVSGTGEMTADPDLAYVTVGVVTEGATAKEAVDANNTAMKELRAQLDKLDIAERDRQTSQFSVSPIYQQRQRPQPGRVITPENNEPQIVSYRVTNDVRIRVRQISRVGEILDAVVQSGSNRINGISFSVDNDEHFMNEARVKAVKSARAKAELLCDAAGTKLGKVLEIREAGSGGGSPRPEMMMAAVRSVPISPGEQTISASVTMTFEIVSE